A region of Granulicella aggregans DNA encodes the following proteins:
- a CDS encoding response regulator → MTTTPAPTILLIDDNAIQAATRQTILKRVGYFVIAVLSPQRALEQLRAGEFAADISLVITDHVMPGMNGSAFVGALRETHPNLPVLVISGLMEAEAEYADLNIVFRLKPLLPDSLLATVHSMLRGPNEGDGPEPAVV, encoded by the coding sequence TTGACGACGACACCGGCACCGACCATCCTCCTCATCGATGACAACGCCATCCAGGCGGCGACCCGCCAGACCATCCTCAAGCGCGTTGGGTACTTTGTGATAGCGGTTCTCAGTCCGCAGCGTGCCCTCGAACAGTTGCGCGCCGGAGAGTTTGCCGCTGACATTAGTCTTGTCATTACCGACCACGTCATGCCCGGCATGAATGGGTCGGCCTTCGTGGGGGCCTTGCGAGAGACCCATCCGAATCTTCCCGTTCTCGTTATCAGCGGCCTGATGGAGGCCGAAGCAGAGTATGCGGATCTCAATATCGTATTCCGCCTGAAACCGCTGCTTCCAGACAGCCTTTTGGCCACCGTTCATTCGATGCTTCGGGGACCCAACGAGGGCGACGGCCCTGAACCCGCGGTGGTCTAG